One genomic segment of Pseudomonas sp. p1(2021b) includes these proteins:
- a CDS encoding SpvB/TcaC N-terminal domain-containing protein, translating into MNENQEPPFFTPPSLPKGGGTLGGSSGALSTGGPDGGAGWHIPLPVSAAPARGLAPELALAYSNGGGNGVFGMGWQLSLPAIRLRTQHGVPRYDGTDRLNGPRGDELLRAQEAVRTETRLPFADAASGTYTVTRYQDRFSGLNSRIECWQEVGTDGAVSRTFWIDFTPDGGLALYGWSADARLADPQDPSRVAEWRIEETVTARGEHILWRWRQEDNEQCSAQELADHPHVAGLYPDTLYWMNRTPALHFLRPGMGPGDAWENEWLALLVFDYGERGTSTDQAPPLTATTTWPAREDALSLRRYGFEVRTRRLCHDILLWHRTAMMADVASQDATAQLVSRLHLGYESSTLLTQLCAAQTLAYEADGTVVSMPPVEFALSEPPEVLPDATHWQHLPALDGFNHQSWQMADLYGEGIPGVLYQDEGAWWYRAPVRDGEGAASKMESGYAGLFDTPLDDRVTWAAATPLHRLPFGGRAQLADLEGNGQPELIMTVHGMRGSFTLQPDGRWSGFKPFARFPAEFDHPAALQADLTGRGLTDLVMIGPASVRLWPSAGPQGWEPDTTVAHPGRSLPHPSGDGTRMVAISDITGGGLSDLVEITADGVTAWPSLGHGRFGNPLSLPGFSLQLLRAEDGSALAFDPERIYLADTDGTGVADLLVIGRKGIHVFANQSGNALRYKGVIPPPAGVTPDATWRLQVADLQGLGMGSLVLTVPHMKPRSWMLNFSAMRPWLLTTVVDNLGGRTELAYRSSAQGWLDEKAALQASGQAAVSYLPFPVHTVRTITQVNEITGLTLGSETRYLGGVWDGREREFAGFRCVVQTDRNSRSEADAVARAAVESPPVRTCTWFYTGNEAVDSKPLEHAREDIDKAFSKGQIRFTAWQDGSDKPEAPGANAERRRKLYRAVRGQVMRTEVYGEDDHPAAATPYSISRQRLQVRACDSLGPDGKPDRNNPVTQVTVLETLSLACERIAADPLVTQTIVLQQDAYGVPLDSVSINYPRQLTPAQVEAEERARERYPKTLPGGVIKETADTQQYDCWVTLTRNRVHHLTAGHDFVVGVAQDARSDLVWWGTTHPDGNPEARKNRPLPEGGFTADNLAMADLLAEPGSLVFSGYTKTKWRGIAGSEPLDIPTRQGLIAWTETALLDETSLQVLRPTFDQTLADLVDACLNDTGGVIDPAVSRRLRERVQAHMTSDVFFELFMAFAVHQEQVSAGGGNLYQAALQAMQGALKDQSRGRRTIEADALWAALGSHVASGGVPRTQLCSAVQAYADQHPGDDEALAALKQALIDPAITPDLLYWQVVSTALATGQELHQGLAPLRDTLGQPVQSESLAALLQRGGYKPLAVPFEPQVKDVWGGLQNITAYHDQSMFWVAKGVRESEQVPQVALTYSPHFLSVVGATDGSSFASQVTALDWRFLSPVQLTDANGNTSEAILDALGRVRHTRFHGSETPAGASEPVNVGYSTSRDKPFTPPATVEQALALNTAKGVPVHEAFTTVSDSWMPLAVTADGQFTGQRCGSLARARQDARLRRDAITIPDVMAARTPPHVIRVQTDRYDDDPQQQVRVQVIVHGGGQVLQTAMLSTPGEAFVRTAQGTLETDIDGQAIVRHTATRWAVTGRAEYDNKGNPVRAWQAYYLDDWRLVSGSGIHADTHLYDALGREFKVMTAAGYERRAQAFPWFTVSEDENDTAAEVLARQATGEAQ; encoded by the coding sequence ATGAATGAGAACCAAGAACCCCCCTTTTTCACACCCCCATCCCTGCCCAAGGGCGGTGGCACCCTCGGCGGCAGCTCGGGAGCATTGTCGACGGGCGGGCCGGATGGTGGTGCCGGTTGGCACATTCCACTGCCCGTGTCGGCAGCGCCGGCCCGTGGCCTGGCGCCTGAACTGGCCTTGGCCTACAGCAACGGCGGTGGCAACGGTGTGTTCGGGATGGGCTGGCAGCTTTCGCTGCCGGCCATCCGGCTGCGTACGCAGCATGGCGTCCCCCGTTACGATGGCACCGACCGCCTGAACGGGCCCCGTGGCGATGAACTGCTGCGTGCCCAAGAGGCCGTGCGTACCGAAACGCGCCTTCCCTTTGCCGATGCCGCGAGCGGTACCTACACCGTTACCCGTTACCAGGACCGCTTCTCGGGGTTGAATTCGCGTATCGAATGTTGGCAGGAGGTTGGCACGGACGGCGCGGTGAGCCGCACGTTCTGGATCGACTTCACACCCGACGGCGGCCTGGCCCTGTACGGTTGGTCGGCCGATGCCAGGCTGGCCGACCCACAGGATCCCTCGCGTGTGGCCGAGTGGCGTATCGAGGAGACAGTAACGGCCCGAGGCGAGCATATTCTCTGGCGTTGGCGTCAGGAGGACAACGAGCAATGCTCGGCACAGGAGCTTGCCGACCATCCGCACGTGGCCGGCCTGTACCCCGATACCCTGTACTGGATGAACCGCACGCCGGCGCTGCATTTCCTGCGGCCTGGCATGGGCCCGGGCGATGCCTGGGAAAACGAATGGCTGGCGTTGCTGGTGTTCGACTATGGCGAGCGCGGCACATCGACGGACCAAGCGCCGCCACTGACTGCCACGACGACCTGGCCTGCCCGGGAAGATGCGCTGTCGCTGCGCCGCTACGGGTTCGAGGTCCGCACCCGCCGGCTGTGTCACGACATCCTGCTTTGGCACCGCACGGCGATGATGGCCGATGTCGCCTCCCAGGATGCGACGGCGCAGCTGGTATCGCGTCTTCACCTTGGCTATGAATCGTCCACGTTGCTCACCCAACTGTGCGCCGCCCAGACGCTGGCATACGAGGCCGATGGCACGGTGGTGTCCATGCCGCCGGTGGAGTTCGCCTTGTCCGAGCCACCTGAGGTATTGCCCGATGCAACGCACTGGCAACACCTGCCTGCGCTGGACGGCTTCAACCACCAGTCCTGGCAAATGGCCGACCTCTACGGCGAGGGTATCCCAGGGGTGCTCTACCAGGATGAGGGCGCCTGGTGGTACCGGGCGCCGGTTCGGGATGGCGAAGGCGCTGCGTCCAAGATGGAGTCTGGCTATGCCGGGCTTTTCGACACTCCCCTCGACGACCGGGTGACCTGGGCCGCGGCGACCCCCTTGCATCGGCTGCCCTTTGGCGGCAGGGCGCAATTGGCCGACCTTGAGGGCAATGGCCAACCCGAGCTGATAATGACAGTGCACGGGATGCGGGGCAGTTTCACCTTGCAACCGGATGGGCGCTGGAGCGGTTTCAAGCCTTTCGCACGTTTTCCGGCAGAGTTCGATCACCCGGCAGCGCTGCAGGCCGACCTGACCGGCAGGGGCTTGACCGACCTGGTGATGATTGGCCCTGCCAGTGTGCGCCTGTGGCCCTCCGCCGGGCCGCAGGGTTGGGAGCCTGACACGACCGTAGCCCACCCAGGCCGTTCATTGCCTCACCCGAGTGGCGATGGTACCCGTATGGTCGCGATCAGCGACATCACAGGGGGAGGGCTTTCGGACCTGGTGGAAATCACCGCCGACGGCGTCACCGCCTGGCCATCGCTTGGGCATGGCCGTTTCGGCAACCCGCTGTCGTTGCCAGGTTTTTCATTGCAGTTGCTCAGGGCCGAGGACGGCAGTGCCCTGGCCTTCGACCCTGAACGGATCTACCTCGCCGACACGGATGGCACAGGCGTTGCGGACCTGCTGGTGATCGGCCGAAAGGGTATCCATGTGTTCGCCAACCAGAGCGGTAATGCGCTGCGCTACAAAGGCGTGATCCCACCGCCTGCCGGTGTCACGCCGGATGCCACCTGGCGCTTGCAGGTGGCGGACCTGCAAGGCCTGGGGATGGGCAGCCTGGTATTGACGGTCCCGCACATGAAACCGCGCAGCTGGATGCTGAATTTCAGTGCCATGCGCCCCTGGCTGCTGACCACGGTAGTCGACAATCTCGGTGGCCGTACCGAACTGGCCTACCGGAGCTCGGCCCAGGGCTGGCTGGATGAAAAGGCCGCTTTGCAGGCGAGCGGGCAAGCTGCTGTCAGCTATCTTCCGTTTCCGGTGCACACGGTTCGCACGATCACCCAGGTCAATGAAATCACCGGGTTGACGCTGGGCAGCGAAACCCGTTACCTGGGGGGCGTATGGGATGGTCGCGAACGTGAATTCGCAGGCTTTCGCTGTGTCGTGCAGACCGATCGCAACAGCCGCAGCGAGGCCGATGCCGTGGCCCGTGCCGCTGTGGAGTCCCCCCCCGTGCGCACCTGCACCTGGTTCTATACCGGCAACGAGGCGGTCGACAGCAAGCCTTTGGAGCACGCTCGGGAAGACATCGACAAGGCCTTCAGCAAAGGCCAGATCCGTTTCACCGCCTGGCAAGACGGTTCGGACAAGCCCGAGGCGCCCGGGGCGAATGCCGAGCGGCGACGGAAACTGTATCGGGCCGTGCGTGGCCAGGTGATGCGCACGGAGGTGTACGGCGAGGACGATCACCCGGCAGCGGCGACCCCCTACAGCATCTCCCGGCAGCGCCTGCAGGTCCGCGCCTGCGACAGCCTCGGCCCGGATGGCAAGCCCGACCGCAATAACCCGGTTACCCAGGTGACAGTGCTGGAAACACTGTCGCTGGCCTGCGAACGCATCGCGGCCGATCCTCTGGTGACCCAGACCATCGTATTGCAGCAGGACGCCTATGGGGTGCCGCTCGATAGCGTGAGCATCAACTACCCACGGCAATTGACGCCCGCCCAGGTCGAGGCCGAAGAACGCGCACGTGAACGCTATCCCAAGACCCTGCCTGGCGGCGTGATCAAGGAAACCGCCGATACCCAGCAATACGATTGCTGGGTCACGCTGACCCGCAACCGTGTACACCACCTGACGGCAGGCCACGACTTTGTCGTGGGGGTCGCGCAGGACGCTCGCTCCGACCTGGTCTGGTGGGGTACCACCCACCCGGACGGTAATCCCGAGGCGCGCAAGAACCGCCCACTCCCTGAGGGAGGTTTCACCGCCGACAATCTGGCGATGGCTGATTTGTTGGCAGAGCCTGGTTCCCTGGTGTTTTCCGGCTATACGAAAACCAAATGGCGCGGGATCGCTGGCAGCGAACCATTGGACATACCCACGCGCCAGGGCCTGATCGCCTGGACCGAAACCGCCTTGTTGGATGAAACATCCCTGCAGGTACTACGGCCGACCTTCGACCAAACCTTGGCAGACCTGGTCGATGCCTGCCTGAACGATACCGGCGGCGTGATCGACCCGGCGGTATCGCGCCGCTTGCGTGAACGTGTTCAGGCGCACATGACGTCGGACGTGTTCTTTGAGCTCTTCATGGCATTCGCCGTGCATCAGGAGCAGGTTTCGGCAGGAGGTGGCAACCTGTACCAGGCGGCCTTGCAAGCCATGCAAGGGGCACTGAAAGACCAAAGCAGGGGGCGGCGAACCATCGAGGCCGACGCCCTGTGGGCCGCCTTGGGTAGCCACGTCGCTAGCGGCGGCGTCCCGCGAACCCAACTGTGTTCGGCAGTGCAGGCCTATGCTGACCAACACCCTGGCGATGATGAAGCACTGGCGGCGCTGAAACAGGCGCTCATCGACCCCGCTATCACGCCAGATCTGCTGTATTGGCAGGTAGTGTCCACCGCCCTGGCCACGGGCCAGGAGCTTCACCAAGGCCTGGCCCCCCTAAGGGACACCCTTGGCCAACCTGTGCAATCGGAAAGCCTGGCAGCCCTGCTTCAACGCGGTGGCTACAAGCCTCTGGCCGTACCGTTCGAACCGCAGGTCAAGGACGTCTGGGGCGGTTTGCAGAACATCACCGCGTACCATGACCAGTCCATGTTCTGGGTCGCCAAGGGCGTACGTGAAAGTGAACAGGTTCCCCAAGTTGCCTTGACGTATTCACCGCACTTTCTGTCGGTCGTTGGCGCGACCGATGGCTCGAGCTTCGCGTCCCAGGTGACTGCCCTGGATTGGCGCTTCCTGAGCCCTGTGCAGCTCACGGACGCCAACGGTAATACCAGCGAAGCCATCCTGGACGCACTGGGCCGTGTACGGCACACGCGCTTTCATGGCTCCGAAACCCCGGCCGGTGCGAGCGAACCGGTCAACGTTGGCTATTCGACGTCCCGTGACAAACCGTTCACGCCGCCTGCCACCGTGGAGCAGGCCCTGGCGTTGAACACGGCCAAGGGGGTACCGGTTCATGAGGCCTTCACCACCGTCAGCGACAGCTGGATGCCCCTGGCGGTCACGGCCGACGGTCAATTCACAGGGCAACGGTGCGGCAGCCTGGCCCGGGCCCGGCAGGATGCGCGCCTGCGACGGGATGCGATCACCATACCGGACGTCATGGCCGCACGTACGCCCCCTCATGTCATTCGTGTCCAGACCGATCGTTACGACGACGATCCCCAGCAGCAAGTGCGTGTGCAAGTGATCGTGCACGGCGGTGGGCAGGTACTGCAGACAGCCATGCTGAGTACACCGGGCGAAGCGTTCGTGCGCACGGCGCAGGGTACCTTGGAAACCGATATCGATGGCCAGGCCATCGTCAGGCACACGGCGACCCGCTGGGCCGTGACCGGCCGGGCCGAATACGACAACAAGGGCAATCCGGTGCGGGCGTGGCAGGCCTACTATCTCGACGATTGGCGCCTGGTCAGCGGGAGCGGTATCCATGCCGATACGCACCTCTACGACGCGTTGGGGCGCGAGTTCAAGGTCATGACGGCGGCTGGGTACGAGCGTCGGGCGCAGGCCTTCCCGTGGTTCACGGTATCGGAAGATGAAAACGACACCGCGGCAGAGGTGTTGGCGCGTCAGGCAACAGGAGAAGCACAATGA
- a CDS encoding RHS repeat-associated core domain-containing protein → MNPVNGTVALHAATPAVAAPFRALAFLRTPSAPEAPARLLVSRTVVHPFSRTSRLFGARALNNTATGNADAVTVSGLAGQPLCLHTADGDAAFTLPDVAGRPLWSRNAQGTVSTAAYEAANAGGRPLSLSETAFGAAVGRVREQYTYAPLAAAKWQALNLAGSQVELRNNAGISRPLSISLTGQTLAAEQRLLKPEIETLDWATTTPDDTEAPLRIIGTYDATGAPLATTNAAGVTSITDYAINGAVAQTRLAYTEQGSVKEVVTLKDIRYRADGVVLSQTAGNGVIDRYEYDPKTQLLRRHLTERPKGHPQEPLIISDLHYRYDPVGNIISLEDQGADPTWHANRQATGLREYTYDTLYRLASATGRERTLVARYYGAEASSGSVWAPYSEQYTYDDGNNLTTIHHIGGAGNRTRELQVSEGSNRAVVKGHSLTPETGFLAGGLQKQLADGRVLQWLADNQLGKVTAVSRVDGDDDSERYHYADGGTRTRKVHTVQVSTAMQTTITTYAGGCEVRQRWLAGKSDPQKHIVITEGSDVRVVEDRLAGTVRLRYRFADHLGSVGGEMDAQGRVLAREEYAPYGGTMGCDEAAEEASNLTQRALRYSNKERDATGLYYYGWRYYQAESGRWLSADPGGLIDGINLYGFSRNNPVNLIDTDGRGCTSSKAQRIQEQRDRAAEQEEIERYHDEVTRTIASDMTERMTAMRSTVGEGWSHQWKPGHSEASFKDEVIQLLVGSGETPEQAERLQRRGFALGRREAQNKAASKALFSKASRSTSRHPEPSRSGGSSNAITLAWAHDYQNIQKGGSETLYTLDLKNRLKEMNTDPNLTRDRDKWKNTEAGKRALAKVDSLAGKTYAQLSGELNDWVKNNSSMNEGVLYRGVDAEEYTRWIKAGVDEIYKPGRFMASSKVEKEAEKFGKHGGMIHIERGCGADIPNWFGNSDEQEVLFRREAKFKILSIDRSKKIMKIAHVR, encoded by the coding sequence ATGAACCCAGTGAATGGAACCGTCGCTTTGCATGCAGCCACTCCGGCGGTGGCTGCGCCGTTTCGGGCCTTGGCCTTTTTACGCACCCCCTCGGCCCCCGAGGCACCGGCGCGCCTGTTGGTCAGCCGCACGGTAGTCCACCCGTTCAGCCGCACCTCGCGGCTGTTCGGTGCTCGCGCCTTGAACAATACCGCCACCGGCAATGCCGATGCGGTCACCGTTTCAGGTTTGGCCGGTCAACCCTTGTGCCTGCACACCGCCGATGGTGACGCCGCCTTCACCCTGCCCGACGTGGCTGGCCGCCCCTTGTGGTCGCGCAATGCCCAGGGCACCGTGTCCACGGCTGCCTACGAGGCGGCCAATGCCGGCGGCAGGCCATTGTCGCTGAGCGAAACAGCGTTTGGCGCGGCGGTTGGGCGTGTGCGTGAGCAGTACACGTATGCGCCGTTGGCCGCGGCGAAATGGCAAGCGCTGAACCTGGCCGGGAGCCAGGTGGAACTGCGCAACAATGCCGGCATCAGCCGGCCCTTGAGCATTTCGCTGACAGGCCAGACGCTGGCCGCCGAGCAGCGCTTGCTCAAGCCTGAGATCGAGACGCTGGACTGGGCGACGACCACGCCGGATGATACCGAAGCGCCTTTACGCATCATCGGCACCTATGACGCGACCGGCGCGCCCCTGGCGACGACCAATGCGGCCGGCGTCACCTCGATCACCGACTATGCCATCAACGGCGCGGTGGCCCAGACGCGCTTGGCGTACACGGAGCAGGGCAGTGTCAAGGAAGTCGTCACCCTGAAGGACATCCGGTACCGGGCCGACGGTGTGGTGTTGTCGCAGACAGCGGGCAATGGCGTCATCGACCGCTATGAATACGACCCCAAAACCCAGCTTCTGCGCCGGCACCTGACCGAGCGACCGAAGGGCCATCCACAGGAGCCACTGATCATCAGCGACCTGCACTACCGCTATGACCCGGTGGGCAACATCATCAGCCTGGAAGACCAGGGCGCCGACCCCACATGGCACGCCAACCGACAGGCCACCGGGCTGCGCGAATACACCTACGACACCCTCTATCGCCTGGCCAGCGCCACGGGCCGGGAGCGCACGCTGGTGGCCCGTTACTACGGCGCGGAGGCCTCGTCGGGCAGCGTCTGGGCACCTTATAGCGAGCAGTACACCTATGACGACGGCAACAACCTGACAACGATCCACCATATCGGCGGTGCCGGTAACCGCACCCGGGAGCTACAGGTTTCCGAGGGCAGCAACCGGGCGGTGGTGAAGGGCCACAGCCTGACACCGGAAACCGGCTTCCTGGCGGGAGGCCTGCAAAAGCAGCTGGCCGACGGCAGGGTGTTGCAGTGGCTGGCCGATAACCAGCTCGGCAAGGTCACCGCTGTCAGCCGCGTGGATGGCGATGACGACAGCGAGCGCTACCACTACGCCGACGGCGGCACCCGCACCCGCAAGGTCCATACGGTGCAGGTCAGCACGGCCATGCAGACCACGATCACGACCTATGCCGGTGGTTGCGAGGTGCGCCAGCGATGGCTGGCAGGCAAGAGCGATCCGCAGAAACACATCGTCATCACCGAGGGGAGCGACGTTCGTGTGGTGGAGGACCGGCTCGCGGGCACCGTTCGGCTGCGCTATCGCTTCGCTGATCATCTGGGCAGCGTCGGCGGTGAGATGGACGCTCAAGGGCGGGTCCTTGCGCGTGAAGAGTACGCCCCTTATGGCGGTACCATGGGGTGCGACGAGGCTGCCGAGGAAGCGAGCAACTTGACCCAGCGGGCATTGCGTTATTCCAACAAGGAGCGGGATGCGACCGGGCTGTATTACTACGGCTGGCGCTATTACCAGGCGGAGTCGGGTCGCTGGTTGAGTGCCGACCCGGGTGGGCTGATTGACGGGATCAACCTATATGGATTTAGCCGTAATAACCCTGTCAATCTCATTGATACAGATGGACGGGGATGCACTTCCAGCAAGGCACAGCGGATTCAGGAGCAACGGGACCGTGCCGCGGAGCAGGAAGAGATAGAGCGATACCACGATGAAGTCACCAGAACAATCGCTAGCGATATGACGGAACGGATGACCGCCATGCGATCAACAGTAGGCGAGGGGTGGTCGCACCAATGGAAGCCAGGACACAGTGAGGCTTCTTTCAAGGATGAAGTTATCCAACTATTGGTGGGCTCTGGAGAAACGCCTGAGCAGGCGGAGCGTCTACAGCGTCGAGGGTTTGCACTTGGTCGGAGGGAGGCACAAAACAAGGCCGCCTCGAAGGCACTATTCTCAAAGGCTTCGCGAAGTACTTCACGCCACCCAGAGCCAAGCCGCTCAGGGGGTAGTTCGAATGCGATCACACTCGCGTGGGCTCACGATTATCAAAATATACAGAAGGGTGGGTCGGAAACGCTTTATACCCTCGACCTGAAGAACAGACTCAAAGAGATGAACACGGATCCTAATCTCACTCGAGACAGGGATAAGTGGAAAAATACTGAGGCGGGCAAGCGAGCATTGGCGAAAGTTGATTCTCTGGCTGGAAAAACATATGCGCAACTGTCCGGAGAATTGAATGATTGGGTCAAAAATAATTCTAGTATGAATGAGGGGGTGCTTTATCGGGGGGTGGATGCAGAGGAGTATACTCGCTGGATAAAGGCAGGCGTGGATGAAATATATAAGCCCGGGCGGTTTATGGCGAGTTCCAAAGTTGAGAAGGAAGCGGAAAAGTTTGGAAAACACGGAGGGATGATCCATATCGAACGGGGCTGTGGGGCAGATATTCCTAACTGGTTCGGGAATAGTGATGAGCAAGAAGTGCTTTTCAGACGCGAGGCCAAGTTTAAAATCCTGAGCATTGACCGCTCGAAGAAAATAATGAAAATAGCTCATGTTCGATAA
- a CDS encoding AEC family transporter, giving the protein MLHLLLTTLLPIILLIALGTLLRVRGFLAETFWPGAERLSYYVLLPSLFLHGLATANLEGVPIWGMVGVLMLSTLLGGVLLVFYQGAANHDGADFTSVFQGGVRFNNYIGATLAAGIYGSAGIALAAVANAAIVPLVNLLCVLVFARFSARHSSPLTVLRAIFANPLIIGCAGGLLLRVTGLGLPAGIAPTVKALGQAALPLGLLCVGAALGGARLGHQVRPVLAASAFKFLVMPLTTWGLCRLLGLSGQAAVVAVMFQALPTASSSYVMARQMGGNAPLMATIIALQTVAAAVTLPVVLSLVLAR; this is encoded by the coding sequence ATGCTCCATCTGCTGCTCACCACCCTGCTCCCCATCATCCTGCTGATCGCCTTGGGCACCCTGCTACGGGTGCGTGGCTTTCTTGCCGAAACCTTCTGGCCCGGCGCCGAACGCCTGAGCTACTACGTCCTGCTGCCTTCGCTGTTCCTCCACGGCCTGGCCACTGCCAACCTCGAGGGCGTGCCGATCTGGGGCATGGTCGGGGTGTTGATGCTCTCGACCTTGCTGGGCGGCGTGTTGCTGGTGTTCTACCAGGGCGCGGCGAACCATGACGGTGCCGACTTCACCTCGGTGTTCCAAGGCGGTGTGCGTTTCAACAACTACATCGGTGCCACGCTTGCCGCAGGTATCTACGGCAGCGCGGGCATCGCCCTGGCGGCGGTGGCCAATGCCGCGATCGTGCCGTTGGTCAATTTGCTCTGCGTGCTGGTGTTCGCCCGCTTCAGTGCGCGTCACAGTTCGCCACTGACGGTATTGCGAGCGATCTTTGCCAACCCCTTGATCATCGGCTGCGCCGGCGGGCTGTTGCTGCGCGTGACCGGCTTGGGCCTGCCAGCGGGCATAGCGCCCACCGTGAAGGCCCTGGGCCAGGCCGCCCTGCCCTTGGGGCTCTTGTGTGTAGGCGCCGCCCTGGGCGGGGCGCGGCTGGGCCATCAGGTACGCCCGGTGCTGGCCGCCTCGGCCTTCAAGTTCCTGGTGATGCCGCTGACCACCTGGGGCCTGTGCCGCCTGCTCGGGCTGAGCGGCCAGGCCGCGGTGGTAGCGGTCATGTTCCAGGCCCTGCCGACCGCCTCGTCATCCTATGTGATGGCCCGTCAGATGGGCGGCAACGCCCCGCTGATGGCCACCATCATCGCCTTGCAGACCGTCGCTGCAGCGGTGACGCTGCCGGTGGTATTGAGCCTCGTGCTGGCGAGGTGA
- a CDS encoding DUF3077 domain-containing protein has product MTKAIPDPPRRSTTAPAPFGSCEHSHPPVFTVTGGVELEDALVHLSTLLKGAAASNLKALQLANGTCHDLLLGNDHALDASKALVEALLDGLELQRVKGPQVRTA; this is encoded by the coding sequence ATGACAAAAGCCATCCCCGACCCACCACGCCGCAGCACCACGGCACCCGCCCCGTTCGGTAGCTGCGAGCACAGCCACCCGCCTGTGTTCACCGTCACTGGCGGTGTGGAACTCGAAGACGCCCTCGTTCATCTCTCCACCCTGCTCAAGGGTGCGGCCGCCAGCAATCTGAAAGCCCTGCAACTGGCCAACGGGACATGCCATGACCTGTTGCTGGGTAACGACCATGCGTTGGATGCCAGCAAGGCGCTGGTCGAGGCGCTGCTCGATGGGCTGGAGTTGCAACGGGTGAAAGGGCCTCAGGTGCGGACAGCCTGA
- a CDS encoding LysR family transcriptional regulator yields the protein MSLKALRTLVTIARHGTFARAADMLSLTPSAVSLHIKTLEDELQVALFDRSRRQVVLTEAGQLAVARAESILAAYDELADTLACGPSLRGRLRIGAIHTVLARRLPKALVWIKANHPELHISVFSGMSAELARRVEDGELDAAITTEPVPPYPQGLHYTPLFEDRFWAIASPELAGQSLTQLLASQPFLRFDKRAWAGRQIEQELRRQRLQVSEQMELDSQEALARMAALGLGVAIIPMADDDLERLPPAIRLPFGEPQLVRRVVLLEHEKSQRRHLSAVLRMALEV from the coding sequence GTGTCCCTCAAAGCCCTGCGCACCTTGGTGACCATTGCCCGCCACGGCACCTTCGCCCGTGCCGCTGACATGCTCAGCCTCACGCCCTCGGCGGTGAGCCTGCACATCAAGACCCTGGAAGACGAGCTGCAGGTCGCCCTGTTCGACCGTAGCCGTCGTCAGGTGGTGTTGACCGAGGCGGGGCAACTGGCCGTGGCGCGTGCCGAGAGTATCCTCGCCGCCTATGACGAGCTGGCCGACACCTTGGCCTGCGGCCCCAGCTTGCGCGGGCGGTTGCGCATCGGTGCGATCCATACTGTGTTGGCACGGCGTCTGCCCAAGGCGCTGGTGTGGATCAAGGCCAATCATCCCGAGCTGCACATCAGCGTGTTTTCCGGCATGTCGGCGGAACTGGCGCGCCGGGTCGAGGATGGCGAGCTCGACGCAGCGATCACCACCGAACCGGTGCCGCCCTACCCACAAGGCCTGCATTACACGCCGTTGTTCGAGGACCGTTTCTGGGCCATCGCCAGCCCCGAGCTTGCGGGCCAGAGCCTGACGCAACTGCTGGCCAGCCAGCCGTTCCTGCGCTTCGACAAGCGTGCCTGGGCAGGACGACAGATCGAACAGGAGCTGCGCCGGCAGCGTTTGCAGGTCAGCGAGCAGATGGAGCTCGACAGCCAGGAAGCCCTGGCGCGCATGGCCGCCTTGGGGTTGGGGGTGGCGATCATTCCCATGGCCGATGATGATCTGGAGCGATTGCCGCCGGCCATACGCTTGCCGTTCGGCGAGCCACAGCTGGTGCGCAGAGTGGTGCTGCTGGAACATGAGAAGAGCCAGCGGCGGCATTTGAGTGCGGTGTTGAGAATGGCGTTGGAGGTGTGA